GAAGTCGGCCGGCGGGATCAGCGTGCCGGCGCGGTCCAGACCCAGGACGGTCAGCGCGGAGTCGACGCCGATCCGCGGTACGCGTACCCGGGTGGGTGGACCCTGCGGCGCGGGCGCGGCGGCGGCGGACGGGCAGTCGTCGGTGCAGCCCGGCTGCCAGCTCGCCGCTGGCGGCGGCGCCGGGCCGGTGGTGGCCAGCCCGACCCCGGTGCCGGCGGCCAGGCAGACCGCAGCGCCGGCCGCGACCAGCGCGGCCAGCGGCACCCGACGGTCGCGGTGCCGTCGGATCGCGGGGCCGATGTTCACCAGGTGGTGCGGCGCCGCCGCCACAGCAGCAGGCTCACCGCGACGGCCGCCGCGGCCAACCCGCCGGCCACCAGGGGGTACCCGCCGCGCCCGGTCCCGGCGATGCCGCCGGCGCCGGTGTCCACCCCACCGGCGGGTACCACGGTGCCGCCCTCGGCGTCGCGGCGTAGCTCGGCGGTGAGACCGCCCTGCTTCGCGTCGAGCACCAGCAGGGAGTAGACGGCGCCGCCGGTGAGCCGCACCTCGGTGTCGGTGCTCGGCCCGCCGGCCCCGGTCAGCCGCAGCCGCCAGCTACCCGGCTCCACCTGGTGGTAGTCCGTGGTGGTGGCGAACTGCACGCCGTTGGCGATCATCGGGCCGTCGGCGGCGGCCACATCCAGCACCGGGGTCCGCACCGACGCCTGCACGACCCGCACCTTGGCGCGGCCCCCGGTAGGCGCGCTCAGGTCGTCGTTGAGCACCCGCAACCCCAGGTCGGCGTGCCGGCCGACGCCGGCCACCGTGTACGCGCCGCCGCTGGTCACCGCGACCTCGGTGGTGAGGACCGGGGGATCGCTGGCGGGGGCGCCGGCCTCGCGCATCGCCACCGCGTACCGGCCGGGCGCCAGCTCCAGATAGTCGGAGACCACGCCGTAGCCCACCGCTGGGAAGACCCGTGGCTTCGCGGTGTCGGGGGCGGCCAGGTAGACGTCCACGGCCGGGGTGTCGGGGGAGAGATGGGCGAGCCGGACGTATCCGACGGGGTCCGCGCCGGCGCTGGCCGGCGTGGAGACGCCGACGGCGGCGAGGGTGGTGCCGAGCAGGAGCGCGCCGGCGCCGGCCAGCAGTCGGCGGGGCCCGATGGTAGGGAGCATGCGCATGTCGCCTCCGAGAGCACGGTCGGTGAGCGGGCGGCAACCCACGGAACAGAGTCCCGTGTACGGGACCACAGCGCAAGTTGTCGACGGCATGTCGCGCGATTTTTGCCAGGTATCGACGGTCACCGCCCGCCGTCGCGGTCGCCTATTCTCGGTCGATGCGGGATCGCCGGGTGACGCTGGTGTGGGCGGCGTTCGTCGTCGTCGCGCTGGTGTCCTGTGTGCTCGTGTCGCGACGCGAGGACCGCCTCTCCGATCTGCACATCTACTACGGCGCGTTGTCCGACCTGCACGCCGGGCGGCCGCTGTACGGGTACGTGGCGGAGAACGGGGGGCCGTTCACCTATCCGCCGTTCGCCGCCCTCGTGCTGGGGCCGATCACCGCCGTCAGCGAGGGCGTGTTGCAGGCGGCCTGGTTGGTGGCGACGTGCGCGGCGGTCGTCGCCATCGCCGGGTCGGTCGGTGTCGCGCTGACCACCCGACGGTCCCGTCGCCCGCTCGTCGTGGCGGTGGCGGCCACGGTCCTGATGCTCTCCGCGCCGGTGCAGAGCAACCTGCGCTTCGGCCAGGTCAGCATCTTCGTCGTGCTGATGGCCCTGCTGGACGGGATGGGCCTGGTTCCACCCCGGGTG
Above is a window of Micromonospora coriariae DNA encoding:
- a CDS encoding DUF4397 domain-containing protein — protein: MRMLPTIGPRRLLAGAGALLLGTTLAAVGVSTPASAGADPVGYVRLAHLSPDTPAVDVYLAAPDTAKPRVFPAVGYGVVSDYLELAPGRYAVAMREAGAPASDPPVLTTEVAVTSGGAYTVAGVGRHADLGLRVLNDDLSAPTGGRAKVRVVQASVRTPVLDVAAADGPMIANGVQFATTTDYHQVEPGSWRLRLTGAGGPSTDTEVRLTGGAVYSLLVLDAKQGGLTAELRRDAEGGTVVPAGGVDTGAGGIAGTGRGGYPLVAGGLAAAAVAVSLLLWRRRRTTW